The genomic region AGAAAGGCAGGGTGGAAGCAGCTCGCATAAAGAAATGCCACTGGGAATAAGCATCCCGCTTTCCACATTCCCTCCTTTGAGGGACACGCTTGCATAACTTCCTGGCCTTCGCTCAAAATGTCCGACACAAGCCCATTTCCCAGCAGGGGCAGTTCCAGCTGTTAGCCTACCTACTCTCAGTCGGCAGACGGGAATGGGAAGGAGGACACGCTTTCAAACAAGCAGACACCCTCCGGGCTTTTGACAATGAAGGCGGCTTGAACTCCCTGCATTCCTGCTAGACGGCTattattccctcccccctcctgcaccAGCCTGACAATGAAAAGACACGGATTGGGTAGAAGGACAATTCTCCTCTCTGGCTTTCCAAATggtttctcccctctgctttacaggggggagatttggggggggggagagaaagaaaggaggaaggagggggttttgtgtgtgtgtgtaggtgcaTGCATGTGATGAAATAAAACACGCTCTGTGGTCTGCCCCTCTTACTCCAATTCAGGGCAATTTGCCGTGTTCAAGACGAGCGCCCTATAATCTCCGAGATGGGTGCCGTTTGGTATTTTTAAATCTATCTGAAGAGTGCTCTGCAATCAGAGGCCATTTCCATGGGCTCGCACACGCTGGATAAATTAGACGCCGAAATGCTAGATGCGTGTCGGGAAGAACGGCGTTCGTGTTCCCGCCCTACGCCAATTGTTATGAAAATGGGAAAGTTTGGCTGCAAATTGTTTCTGTTTCTAAAAGGCTTCCAAAAAAGCTTCTCGGTTTAAactccccagccccctccccccccccgaagattTAGGCTTTTAACAAAGAGGGGTGGCTGGATACAGAAAACTGTGCTGCCCTCATCTTTCCTTGGCCTCGAGTCTCCTTCTTGGCTGTGACCGGGTGGTTGTCAAAGCCATTGCAAGGGGGCGATTGGGAGCCTTTGTATCCTGGGAGATATTCCACTCCGCACAGAGGTTCAAGAAGAAAGGGGGTGGCCATTCCAGCAGCTGCAGGTTGGTGTAGGAGGAgaaaagctgggggagggggaggccaaaggcagcaggggggggggtgacacgACACGACAGCACATTAAagtaacagcaataataataataatcctgaaTGCTGAGGGAACACTAAAACCCCTCTGGGTGGGAGCTGACAGCAACAGAACTCCCTGGGAAcaggcattttattttctgattattgtgggttttctgggctgtttgcccatggtctggtggatcttgttcctaacatttcacttgcatctgtggctggcatcttcagaggtgtatcacagggttacacactgtgtccagtgatggGGTGTGTGTCCACTGAtgcggagagaaacacatcttaccaggatgggcctctgaagatgccagccccagatgcaggcaaaaagttaggagaaaaaaacacacctcctggagcacctacaacagccagttgataccAAGGTAGGAGCTTTTGAAAATACAATATCCAGGctgttcagcattctgtttccagaaGCCAAATCAGATGAACCTGGGAATCTCCAGACAGGGTATGTGTCAGGAGGGacacctgccccctcccaaccTGAGTCCAAGAGGGGTAAGAGTGCGAATTATGACCTTCTATGTATccacacctgtcatatgttaatgggccttttgttCTGTGCTCAATGCGCTTAGCaatgtagaagaaaaagagtttgcaaggagactcagtttacaatctccttcccccccccccccacacacacaacaaacaccctgtgagggaggtggggctaagagagctcagcagagttgtgactagcccaagatcacccagctggcatgtgttggagtgcgcaagctaatctagttccactGTTGGGGCTCCGGAAGGGAGGAATGGAAACCAGGACAGGAGACTATTGTGATGGCTTGGAAACACTTACTTTTGAAAACAAAGTCGTTCACACCTCATTGTTCCCACAATCtgtgagaaggagggaggggggagaacagagGGACAGCAATAGATAAATATTATTGTTGAAAGCCAgattccccagaactggctttctgaaactcagtgcctgttgccaacccaataaagacatCTGATTTCATATTCAGAGTCCGCTCATTGATCtttggtccaagacctaacagcaTGACAGTCACAGCTTTTCCTTTGCTCTCCCAGAGAACTCACTGGAGGAACCCAGGATCAGTTGCTCTCCCTCTCAGCCAAACCCATCAGAAACAATAGAATAAAAGTGTGGAGAACAAAATGGGCCAAGCTCCTCAGAGACAGGACGGGATAGAAATTAACAGATGTGGTCAGAGGTCCTACTCAGCTATCACTGTTTCCGCAGCAATTGAGATGCGGGCCAGACGAAGGCAAACATTCTACTGATTGGTTCTAAATATTCTGACAACCCCACCttgctttctttgttttaaaggtgtacacacacactcacacacccctATAGCTGAATTGCGTGCATGCAGCCTCTCTCGGGGCTCGACTCATACCTGATCGGATGGTCGCCGCAAGTCTTGGGGCGCTCCATGACCGAAACCCATTTGTCGTCATAACTGAAGAGGGAGAGGTCGAGGTACGGGCTACCACTGTATGACTGAGCACTGATTGGGAGCTGGCCCAGGAGTCGCCGCACGGCCTCGGTGTGCCCTCCGTACTTGGCGTTCACGATAGTGTCCTTAAATCTGAAATGCACACGGATCATGTAGGGCAGAGGCAACTGCACAAAACGTAAAAAGACCACCTCTGCCACCCTCCCTACATCTGTGCCTCGCAAAAtgagcaggagagaaaagtacatGGCGATAATATTGACCCACCTTGCAGAGCTCTTATCGAGCCAGCTGAGACTGCGCGTAAACCATTTTGAACTTTAGAAAGTGCTGCGTAAATGTTAACAACCATCTGAAGGACTCCCGTCTCAGCTTGCAAATACCCAAAGATCATTTTCAGAGGAATGGCTCGCCTTTAAAGATCAGTCAGAGGGAAAGCAGGTCACGGCCTTCTTGGTAGTGGCACCCGGCCTCTGAAGTAGTGCTTTGTCTTTCCAGAATTATCCACCTGCCCTTAGCATATTGCATTGGCAACAGACAAAGCCTACCAGTATCCCAGGCTTTTGGGGAATGATGTCTTCTCTTATTTTTTTCACTCACTGGTTTGATTGGCATAGTCACTATTCTCATGATAACAGTTGGCATTCATAAGTTTTGAGCAGTAAAAGCGCTTTCACACACATCATCTTAGCATACTGCCAGGAATGGCTGGAGGCGCCATCAGGCGATGGGTTTCACACCTGTGGGAGGGAGTATGGGCTCCACTGTATGGGGATTGGCATATGTTTTACAATGTAATCTgccttctgatatgttaatggatctttactCTGTTTGATCTGTTCCTATGCACTTGtaaatgtagataactaggctgaccctgctgaggttctgaggggaggaaggagcaaaACCAACAGGAGGCCACCTGACTATCTCTGCTGCAGCCTTGGAAGGGCCACTTTCAAAAACACTCTTATTCACACTTTACTTTCTCACATTCTCTAAGAAAACGGACTTAGGGGGAGCAAACCTTGGGGAATAAatatgaataagaacataagaactagcctgatggatcagaccagagtccatctagtccagcactctgctactcgcagtggcccaccaggtgcctttgggagctcacatgcaggatgtgaaagcaatggccttctgctgctgctgctgctcccgaacacctggtctgctaaggcatttgcaatctcagatcaaggaggatcaagattggtagccatagatcgacttctcctccataaatctgtccaagccccttttaaagctatccaggttagtggccatcaccacctcctgtggcagcatattccaaacaccaatcacacgttgcgtgaagaagtgtttccttttattagtccttattcttccccccagtattttcaatgtctccccctggttctagcattgtgagaaagagagaaaaatttctctctgtcaacactttctgccccatgcataattttatagacttcaatcatatcccccctcacatgtctcctctccaaactaaagagtcccaaacgctgcagcctctccataTAAGGaaggtgaggaactttgtcaaaagccttttggaaatccaagtagacaatgtccactggttcccccttatccacttgcctgtttacaccctcaagaactctagtaagttcgtaaggcaggacttgcctctgcaaaagccatgctgactcttcctcagcaagtcttgcttttctacatgttctataattttatctttaatgatagattctactaatttaccaggaacagatatcaaactgactggcctgtaatttcctgggtcccccctagaccctttcttaaagattggtgtgacattggccatcttccagtcttcagggatggagcctgatttcagggataagttgcatattaaagtgagaagatcagcaatttcatgcttgagctctttaagaactcttgggtggatacaatctgggccaggggatttggtagcatttagtttatcaatggatgccagaacttcttccttgtctaccactatcttcactagttcctcggattcgcctcctaagaagcttggttcaggtgcaggaattttcctcacttcctcttgggtgaagacagatgcaaagaattcattcagcttctctgcaatctccctgtcatcttttagcacaccctttgttcctttgtcatctaacgggcctactgcttccctagctggcttcctacttttgatgtacttgaagaactgtttgttgctggtcttgatgttcgcagccatgcattcctcataatccttttttgcctcccttacagctaacttgcttctcttttgccaccatttgtgttctctctggtattcttcatcagttaagttggacttccattttctaaaagacatctttttttccctaataatttcctcaacctcccttgttaaccatggtggctttcttttggactgggcactgcctttcctaacttgcggaacacattccagctgagcttttataactgtgtttttaaataacctccaagcatcttggacagttctgactctcttgattttccctttcagcttgctgcgcactatccccctcatctttgagaaatgtccctttctgaaggcaaatatAACTACATTAGtggttgtcacttgttcgcatgcagagatactgaacctgacagcattgtggtcgctgttccctatcggctcaacaacactgacttcctgcaccaggtcctgggtcccacacagaattagatctaggatcacctctcccctggttggttccacaaccatctgctctaagccacagtcatttagcatatccaggaatgctctctccttactatgaccggAACATGCTTTttcccagtttatatggggatagttaaaatcgcccattaccactacatttttgcttttgttggcctctctaatttctttttccatctcagaatcctcttgtgcactttggtcagtgggacgataatatattcctaatgttaaactatcctTCAGCTcctcctgcattgtctattttatgtgacactatgctgtCTTTGATGTAGagtgcaaccccacccccaatatgccctctcctatccttcctgtagagcctgtaacctgggataacagcatcccactggttctcctcattccaccatgtctctgtgatgcccactatatcaatgtcctcctgcaaaactctgtactccagctcccccattttaggtcgaaggcttctactattagcatagagacacttgtatactctgtctctgtccctaacctgggatttatgtgttttgccctctagccatttgtagacactatcacttatcacattgctatgctcctcgcttgtatgtggttgatttagaaaaaaaaacctctctgtctgcatccccatggacactgtattccaaaccgaagtcacctcagctcctgtcggctttcccccagggatcagtttaaaagctgttctgccacctttttaatgttgagcgccagcagcctggttcctctttggttaagatgaagcccgtcccttttgtacaggcctgccttgtcccaaaaggttccccagttcctgacaaatctgaaaccctctgccttacaccaccttctcatccacgcattgagaccctgtatctccgcttgcctagctcgccctgcgcgtggaacaggtagaaTTTCGGAGAATACCACCTTGGGgttcctggattttaacctgtttcctagcagcctaaatttagcttccagaacctcctggctacatttcccaatgttgctggtgccaatgtggaccacaactgctgaccaccccagcactgtctaacagcctatctagaccaggggtagggaacctgcagctctccagatgttcaggaactacaattcccatcagcccctgccagcatggccaattggccatgctgacaggggctgatgggaattgtagttcctgaacatctggagagccgcaggttccctacccctgatctagacgaagcatgacatccgcaaccttcgcaccaggcaggcaagtcaccatgcggtcatcacgcctttCACAAAACCAACTCTCtctattcctaatgatcgaatcacccactacaaggagccccccaccgccctgagccccccacctccacctccctcagtgcgagaggatatctgatcaccagctaaggaaggggtcccatctaagggagcatcttccaccacctcagactggcaccctccaacccccagactctcattctccttgacatctgaagagatgtctcCTTGGGAGTGGGAaccagctgttaggtccctgaaagcctcgtctgtcaccctctctgcctctctcagcttctccaggtctgccatcttggcttcaagagaacgcacacccacgacttctgtcctagtggcagatagtcatacatgtgacactcagtgcaaaacactggaaagcccccccccccttgctggcttcctgccttcatatctaattttgtttagatattcaaatactgattttaattagtgcctcccccTTAAGGTTtctgtaccttctactatccgTTAAGATATGTCCTTAAttagtaaaacacctgtgcgaaccgctggttccagagactgactgaaaaggtttaaaaatttgaaaagccccacctctcagcagccccaccaatcagcagcccctaccaaacagcagccccaggacaaggagaaaaaagagaaaacccctgttaaaaatacactgtttaaaagatgtggcttagAGAAAAGCCCtctaaaaagaaaagcagagctCACTCAGGTCAGCAGAACTGGTTTCTTGAAGCTTAGAGCGCttactgtggtgggttttccaggctgtgtggccgtggtctggtagatcttgtccctaatgtttcacctgcatctgtggctggcatcttcagaggtgtatcacagagagaagtttgttacatACTGTTTCTAGTGTGTCTAGAGAgaagtaacagacttctctctgcgatgcacctctgaagacgccagctaaagatgcaggcgaaacggttaggaacaagttctaccagaccacggccacacagcccggaaaacccacaacaaccagttgaatccggccatgaaagccttcgacaatacatttagatCCTGAATCCAGAGTCCACTTACTGATCTTTGAATCAAGACCTAACACATACTGAGCCCTATAAAGCAGACCACTAGAATTCTTGTATGGTCAGGTAAGCCGCTGACTCATCCCTTAATGCAGAGGACCAGAAAAGATAGAAGCTTCCAGGAGGACAAAGTAAATTTGTGGCTGAAATTTGTGGCCTTGGAAGGACCACccaaatcacagctgccagtgtAAACCTAAGCAGAGTTTCAGGCTTTGAAGCTCACAGATTTCAGTGGAGGTTAGAAcaatgcaactctgcttagcaaCACACTGTGCGCCCTAGAGCTTTAAAGTGTACCTACTTTCAGATGctatccttttaaatcccacaCTTCTTCTGAAGAGCTCAGACaaggctggaacaggtccagaggagggcaaccaaaacgggaaaatgtctggaatccatgccctatgaggagaaactgagggagctggggatgtttggtgaagagaaggttaagaggtgacatgatagccatatttagatatctgaagggaggtcatgttggtgagggaacaagcttgttttctgctgctccagagactaggaccaggaataatgggttcaaggtgaaggaatagagattccacctaagcatcaggaaaaacctcctgacggtaagggctattcaacagtggaatgcactaccttggagtgtgatggagtctccttctttggaggtttttaaagagaggctggatggccatctgtcaggagtgctttgattgtgtgttcctgcattgcagggggttggacttgatggcccttggggtctctttcaactctatgattctaaggctaCATGGCTCTCCCTTGCTTTCACCCCTCTGCCCAACTCCATGAGAACTccgtgaagtaggttaggatACAGAAACATActgggcccaaggtcatctaagAAGCTTCAACGAGGATTCGAACCCAGGATGTTCCTTGTGTGACACTGATGACTGCGCCACACTCACAAAAACTCTTTAAGTCCTTTTGTCTGAGATTAATTCCTTTGTAGAAAGGCAGGAAAACATATtgtaaactttaaaaagaaaatacccAGCATGCTGCGGTGGGGGGAAGTCAAATTAAAAGTACTAGTTAAAATGGAGTACTTGAACCAGAGTCAGCCGAGTTCTTCCATGTTCACTAGTTTGCCAAGGAGCTGAGCTACCACGCGCAGAGGTTGCAGGGCTCACCGGCGTTGGATCTGCCGGGCAAAGTTGTTGCTGGAGGCCGAGCAGGGAAACTGGACCGCCTCGCTGTGCAGGGTGGCATTCCGGAAGAGATCGCAGAAGTTCTCGAAAAGCTCCAGCAGTTCATCCGAAGTGTTCTCAAAGACGGCAATCACCTCGGTGGTCACCATGTTGTACACGACAAAGAAAGAcggctgggaggggggagaagcggCATTAGACTCACCCTGCTGAGCGCCGGCGGAAGACGTGGCTCAGCAATCCTTGCCACCAAAAATTATAAGCAACTAAGAGAGGTGACGGTTTTGCGGCTGGCCCAGGGGGACTGAGCTTTTCGTCGGCCACTTTACTGTGCTTTCAGCCATCTCTACAGGCACCAGATTAACCACTCCATTAACTGTTCTCAAGTTATTTTACAAAGCTACATGAAATTCCTctaattctttccttttttggtggggggaggctgtTTATCTTTGAAACCGAACCCATCAGCGTTCCAGTTCTCTCCCTCTGCCAAACACAAAAtgggcttttttccccctcttctcccaGAGCGGCAGATTTAATTTTAGTGCCTGCCGGGAAATGATTTTAAGCCAGGTGGTAACAGGCAACAAATTATTTCCTTCGCCATATATGCAGAGAGGTGGGAGCTGGCCAGTTTTATCGGGAGggggaatgttttttttcctgtcttaatATTTCCAGCATGCCGAGATGAGCCTAGCAAAATGCATTGTGCTCCGTGGCGGCTTGCAAACACTGTTCCCTTCAGGGTCCCCCGCTGCTGGTGAAATGAAAGGCTGAGCACCATTAACTATTTCTTTTGAATTACAAACGACCAGGAAGTGGAGTATTTTCGCCCATCAGCAGGGTCAGTGCTTAAGGCTTTATCTGGAGAAATCCAGCGTTCctgttaaaaaagaaagtttCTGGTCCATACAATCTCCACTTTTTAACTACTGATGATATTTGTGAACTAACCTGGAacgccccaggctagcctgatcctgtacaagaagaagaggaggagtttggatttataccccaccccctttctctcctgtaaggagactcaaaggggcttacaacctcttttcccttccccctcacatcaaataccctgtgaggtgggtggggctgggagagctccgaaaagctgtgactagcccacagtcacccagctggcgtgtcctggagtgcacaggctaatctagtttcccagataagcctccacagctcaaacagcagagtggagactcaaaccggttctccagataaaagcacacctgctcttaaccactatgccactgctgctccttgtcaaATCTCGgaaggtcagccctggtaagtacctggatggggaaccaccaaggaagccgAGGATTGTGGAATGGAGACAGGATATGACAAACCTCCTCCAAATGCCTCTGGCCTTGAAACCTCACTATGAGtctccgtaagtcagctgtgacttgacagcacacatgcacaaacaggggtggagcaagggggaactgcgcccaggcaTGCCTGCGTCCTGCCATCCGCCGCcatgcccccttggtgctacgacACTGCACCAAATTGTGATTTATACAGTGTATCTATGGGCATGTCACTCAAGTTATAAGAAAACAAAGgaccttgcgggggggggggggggtctcatttAACCCACGCCCAACAATTTCCTATTTCCCTTATCAGACAGCCTCTAAAGCCTCCCGCAGAGGTGACGCTGTAAGGGacccaaggtctcttgggaagtgtagttcccaccaggctgcttttttagcctgaactgaacaggttGCTTTTcaactaaggtaaggggtgggggtgccacggggatgggggagtctgccctgggcgcagtctggcccagctacgcctctgacctccccttttcctgcttccttctcttcttcccacccaccagccaacctacctctCTCTGCTCCTGCCTCTTTCGTTGCAACTGTACCAAGAGACAAAGGAAACCTCCGAGGGTTTGCGCCTTACCCTCCCAAGCAAGGAAAAGCATCCAGCAATATCCGAGGAATAGCTTCTTTccacaggggaaggaggagacagATCTTCACCGCCTGCTGGGTtggttgcatttatttttttaaactgggggagaggggaagtttGGCCCCTTGAGAATCATGATTCTTCTGCCAATAAAACCCAGGAGGCAGAATTAAGTACAAACAGCCCCAagccagcagtgtgaaaacatgtGTCTGTTTGAGGAAGAAACAGTTCTATAATGCTTTTGAATCAGCGGGTATTCCTTCTCCTGCTCAGTACCAGGATCCCAGCATTTCTGGCCTCTCGGGATAGCCAAGGGAGGCCTAGGGATTCTACAGCTCAGATTCCCTGGTGATCTGGCACAACATCACATTCTCTTCTTTAAAGCTAGAGAAATGTGCTGCTCCTTTGGGGAACATCTGCTGCTGAGTCACCTCCTTCGGTGACTAACAGAACCTCTCTCAGAAGTCCCACTGGCCAGCAACAGTCAGCTCTCCCAGTCTTGAGTTTGTAGCAGATGCCAATCGAAGGAACAGGGGCATATCGCTAAAgagatcttttaaaaagaagaactgtGGTAGGTGGCATGGGGAAGAAACCATACAGGAGCAAGGCGCCAAGGACACAGGCAGGATTACGTGCACAGCAAGCAGCAGTGGAGAAACAACAGAAGGCGAGATAATTGGTTGCTCTGAATGGCAGTAACGACTGTATTGTTACTTTAAGTATGAAGACCGGTTCAAAGCAAGTTTTGTTTATGAGTTGGGGGCAAGCTCTGAATCAAATATGGTAAAGATTAAGCATTAGCACCGAGCCTAGACTGCCATTAACAGTATGAGTAGATTCGGCAGATAAAACAATAGGGCCAGGGCCAATGGTGCAAAGtagataaaattttattttatcacTCGGTTCAAATGCACCATGTGGGTTGCCCAACAGACTTCTTCCGGAGAATCATTTAGTCTTCCAGTGGTTTTTCAAAGAGTGTAAGATCGGTACCTTGAAAAATCACTGCAAGACTAACGGAAGAAGGCTCTTGGGCAAAATGTGTAGGGAATTTTAACCGAGTCATAAAATATTTTACCTGCTTTGAACCATCAGTCTCGGCTTTATATTTTTGATCTCCTCGGACTAGCAGCAGCGCtccacaaggaagaagaagagtttggatttatttccccactttctctcctgtaggagactcaaaggggctcacaatctcctttcccttcccccctcacaacaaacaccctgtgaggtaggtggggctgagagagctccaaagaactgtgactagcccaaagtcactcagctggcatgtgttggagtgcacaagctaatctagttccccagataagcctctacagatcaagtggcagagcagggaatcaaacccgattcttcagattagagtgatcctgctcttaaccactatgccacgctgactCTCAAGTACGGTCTACCAAACTCACAGGAATAAGGGCAGACATCACATCTAGCCACTCCCACCAAGGATAGACCTGTACCTGTGAAGGGTCCGTCACCCGTAACGTCACCACATCTTCGCTGGTATACTTGATGAACAGGTGGTTCTCGTCCAACAGCTGCATCTTCCACATTcgcagctgcctcagctggtcaAAATACTGAAAGAACCTCCGTTTCGCCATCGTACTCCCGTCCTGCTCTGCCCTTCGCCACAGGTAGACCAGCAGCCTGTGTTTCAAAGAGTTGATGAACGGCTCTTTGTACGGGTTCGCCATGCCGGTCTGAGAATCCCGCTGGacctctgggtaaaccgctgagAGTGTGAGGAGGTCATCCTCATAGCAGAAGCGGCCGATCGTCCGCACGTCGATGAAGGTGCCCTCAGGGGTCACCTGGAAAACGTGGATGGTTTGCTGCTGCACGGAGAGGATGGCCAGGATGTTCTTGTACAAGTAGAGCCCCTGGTTGTGCGACAGGATGACCTTGTCACATTTGAACGTCCTGGTGTCACACAACCTGCCCGTGTGGAGGTCGATGATGTGCAAAGAGTAGTCTTCTAAAGGGGACCTGGGATTAGGGGTCACAGATTCGCTGTTGCGGTAAACCTCGAaaaagggagggtggggctcCTCGGGCAGGTAGGCCGCAGAGCCAACAATGACATAGCGACAGTCATCTGTGAACAAGCTGCACTCGCGATTCAGGTGCTCCCCGTTGGAGGCCACGTTGGTAATGTGCAGAAGGACAAAGAAGCGCTCAAAGAGCCTCCCACGGATGTTGATGGAACGCTGGTCGTTGCCGTTGGCCAAAATCTCCCCATCGTAGCCCTGGAGAAGGTCCTCAGCAGCCTGACACCCTTGATACTCGTAGATTTCCAAGGACGTCTGGTCCGAGGAGAAAGCTATGAAGTACCTTCCGTCAGGGGAGAACTTGCGTAAGAAGCAGGGCGGCTTTTCAACATTGACCACTGTGAAGTTGGGGAAGATGTTTTGGTGGAAGACCCGGACCTGGTGCCAGTGCGTTCCCGTTTTGCCAGATGTGATCCTTCGCCGTTCCAGGCGGTAAATGACGTTCTGGTTCTGGATCCGACGAGGCCTTATGGTCGGGGCATCATGATCCATGCTACTGCCTTCAAGTAgagataaccagtggtgggattcaaataatttaacaactggttccggtggtgggaattcaaataatttaacaactgattgtttaca from Sphaerodactylus townsendi isolate TG3544 linkage group LG17, MPM_Stown_v2.3, whole genome shotgun sequence harbors:
- the DET1 gene encoding DET1 homolog, coding for MDHDAPTIRPRRIQNQNVIYRLERRRITSGKTGTHWHQVRVFHQNIFPNFTVVNVEKPPCFLRKFSPDGRYFIAFSSDQTSLEIYEYQGCQAAEDLLQGYDGEILANGNDQRSINIRGRLFERFFVLLHITNVASNGEHLNRECSLFTDDCRYVIVGSAAYLPEEPHPPFFEVYRNSESVTPNPRSPLEDYSLHIIDLHTGRLCDTRTFKCDKVILSHNQGLYLYKNILAILSVQQQTIHVFQVTPEGTFIDVRTIGRFCYEDDLLTLSAVYPEVQRDSQTGMANPYKEPFINSLKHRLLVYLWRRAEQDGSTMAKRRFFQYFDQLRQLRMWKMQLLDENHLFIKYTSEDVVTLRVTDPSQPSFFVVYNMVTTEVIAVFENTSDELLELFENFCDLFRNATLHSEAVQFPCSASSNNFARQIQRRFKDTIVNAKYGGHTEAVRRLLGQLPISAQSYSGSPYLDLSLFSYDDKWVSVMERPKTCGDHPIRFYARDSGLLKFEIQAGLLGRPINHTVRRLVAFTFHPFEPFAISVQRTNAEYVVNFHMRHSCT